In Parabacteroides timonensis, the genomic stretch CAAAGCCCCACGAAAGAAGTTTGAAGAACTGTCTGTCAGCATAAACTGCACAGGAGAAGCAGACTCGCCGTCGAGCAAGAACAAGGAACCGTATACTTTTTCGTCCGGATTGCTGTAAGCCTGCTCCTTCACGGCATTGGCTTGTTTGGCCTGCCGGGAAACCAACGAACGGGACTCCATCTCGGCCGTCTGTAATGTTTTTTGTGTAACAGGCAGGTAACTGCAATACACTTTTACACCTAAAGAAGGATAAGACAGGTTGATCCATCCTTCCGGACTTCCCACCGGGGGGAGTTCTACGGTTACCAACTGGGAGACATTAAACCCGTAAGGTAAACTGTCGAGAGGTAAAGACTGATAACGGGCCTGTGGCGGTTCAATCCGAAAATAGCCACGTGGTTTCGGCGTATATTCCGTGCAAGAGATACACAACAGAAAAAACAGAAAAAACAGACCCGACAGAATAGACTTCATCACTCCTCTCCTTTCTCTCCTGTTGGAATACGATTAAATTTCACCTTAAGGATCCGACGGTTATCCATTTCGAGAACCTGGAAACGATACTTGCCATAATCGAGAATCTCCCGGCGACGAGGGAAATCTCCTTTTATCTCCAACAGAAGGCCGGCCAGTGTTTCCACATCTTCCGTCAACTTTCCAAATTCGGACGGGTCGGCATTGATCACACGGAAAAAGTCTGTCAACAGTATCTTGGCTTCGAAGATCAGGCTGCCGTCTGCCAGACGGATGAATTGTTTTTCATCTTCATCATATTCATCGGAAATCTCTCCGACTATTTCTTCCAGAATATCTTCCATCGTAACGATACCGGAAGTACCGCCGAACTCGTCTACCACAATCGCCATATGTATCTTGTTGGTCCGGAATTCTTCCAGCAGGTCGTCGATCTTCTTCGTCTCGGGAACAAAGTAAGCCGGACGGATCAGGCTCTGCCAACGGAATGTATCCGGTTTTTCGATATAGGGTAGCAAGTCTTTGATATAGAGAATACCTTTGATATTATCCTCCGAGTCTGCATACACCGGGATACGCGAATAACCGGACTTAATAATGAAATCGATCACATTACGAAAGTTGGTCTTTATCTCAATATCTTCCATATCCAGACGGGGAGTCATAATCTCATCGGCCGTTTTATTATAGAACTTGATGATCTCGGCCAACATTTCTTTCTCTTCAGGAATTTCAGTAGATGTCAGCTCGAGCGCTTTAGAGAGTTCATCGACAGAAAGGTCGTATTTCTTTTTAACGAGCGCCTTGTTTATAACAGAGGTAGAAGTCACCAACACCTTCGATAGCGGGCGACAGATACGTTCGATCATATTCAAAACAGAAGCCGAACGGCGAACAAAGCGAAGAGAGTTCTTCTGTGCGTAGATCTTGGGCATGATCTCGCCAAAAAGTAAAAGAAGAAAAGTTAGTATGA encodes the following:
- the gldD gene encoding gliding motility lipoprotein GldD, translated to MKSILSGLFFLFFLLCISCTEYTPKPRGYFRIEPPQARYQSLPLDSLPYGFNVSQLVTVELPPVGSPEGWINLSYPSLGVKVYCSYLPVTQKTLQTAEMESRSLVSRQAKQANAVKEQAYSNPDEKVYGSLFLLDGESASPVQFMLTDSSSNFFRGALYYDCVPNADSLAPLTDYLRKDIIELIQSFSWKK
- the gldE gene encoding gliding motility-associated protein GldE: MDSDYYLSGLFDQVTMQALTAGPVIALSLACILLLVSGFVSASEVAFFSLTPGDINDIREENSPSDPLIRKLLDRSEYLLAAILIANNFVNVAVVMLCTYGINALVDFSAVPVLGFVLETIILTFLLLLFGEIMPKIYAQKNSLRFVRRSASVLNMIERICRPLSKVLVTSTSVINKALVKKKYDLSVDELSKALELTSTEIPEEKEMLAEIIKFYNKTADEIMTPRLDMEDIEIKTNFRNVIDFIIKSGYSRIPVYADSEDNIKGILYIKDLLPYIEKPDTFRWQSLIRPAYFVPETKKIDDLLEEFRTNKIHMAIVVDEFGGTSGIVTMEDILEEIVGEISDEYDEDEKQFIRLADGSLIFEAKILLTDFFRVINADPSEFGKLTEDVETLAGLLLEIKGDFPRRREILDYGKYRFQVLEMDNRRILKVKFNRIPTGEKGEE